From a single bacterium genomic region:
- a CDS encoding class I SAM-dependent methyltransferase gives MIRVLLLLGRPQDEAVVTALAAELRLRCAQVDVLPGERELPDDYTVAGLPVRRDASFLEPWLTGPGRKIFIDPIGPGAGNRFGSQVAQLMFRFGLPVMNLEGLSTLSTEDAAALNAARAERYAKRLPATAERPETAPDGRPLAADLGYERYVRLMGLAGEITRDLADGYSLLDIGGEDAALQRFVPGARYEAYSGFITRATPAPQPDGAYDVVVAADVLEHVDPAERPFFLQELLRVARRRVVFSFPQPAAATHEAFLLTMLPGHRWLEEHRDCGLPDPAIVEAALADAGASWRVAPNHSLASWSYAVLFDHQPMDEQARIDTNLFLQLENFPRENVGECYRLIYVVDKE, from the coding sequence ATGATCCGCGTACTGCTGCTGCTGGGACGACCGCAGGACGAGGCCGTAGTCACGGCCCTGGCCGCCGAACTGCGCCTGCGTTGCGCGCAGGTCGATGTCCTTCCCGGCGAACGCGAGCTGCCCGACGACTACACCGTCGCCGGCCTGCCCGTGCGGCGCGATGCGTCGTTCCTCGAGCCGTGGCTGACCGGCCCCGGGCGCAAGATCTTCATCGACCCGATCGGTCCTGGCGCCGGCAACCGTTTCGGCAGCCAGGTGGCGCAGCTGATGTTCCGCTTCGGGCTGCCGGTCATGAACCTGGAGGGCCTGTCGACGCTCTCGACCGAGGATGCCGCCGCCTTGAACGCTGCCCGCGCCGAGCGCTATGCCAAGCGGCTGCCGGCCACGGCTGAGCGGCCGGAAACGGCCCCTGACGGGCGTCCATTGGCCGCTGATCTGGGGTATGAGCGCTATGTGCGGCTGATGGGGCTGGCCGGCGAGATCACGCGCGACCTGGCGGACGGCTACTCGCTGCTGGACATCGGGGGCGAGGATGCCGCCCTGCAGCGCTTCGTGCCCGGCGCGCGCTACGAGGCCTATTCGGGCTTCATCACGCGCGCCACGCCGGCGCCGCAGCCGGACGGGGCGTACGATGTCGTCGTCGCCGCCGACGTGCTGGAACATGTGGACCCCGCCGAGCGCCCGTTCTTCCTGCAGGAACTGCTGCGCGTGGCGCGCCGGCGCGTCGTGTTCTCTTTCCCGCAGCCTGCCGCCGCCACGCACGAGGCCTTCCTGCTCACGATGCTGCCCGGCCACCGCTGGCTGGAGGAACACCGGGACTGCGGCCTGCCCGACCCCGCCATCGTCGAAGCCGCGCTGGCGGATGCTGGTGCAAGTTGGCGCGTTGCGCCCAACCACAGCCTCGCTTCGTGGTCATACGCGGTGCTCTTCGACCACCAGCCCATGGACGAGCAGGCCCGCATCGACACGAACCTGTTCCTGCAGCTGGAGAATTTCCCGCGCGAGAACGTCGGCGAGTGCTACCGGCTCATCTACGTGGTGGATAAGGAATAG
- a CDS encoding polysaccharide pyruvyl transferase family protein, protein MSAPLTVLCAGAYGIRNAGDDLPLIALMEGLRSALSGRELRFRALSRHPDAEDAALLGATLVPNLEHESGAAARGRWFNGMNPDDDPAIFANVQAEIAGCDLLVLGAGNALLDQTIGLLHGPVPLMALYGSLARLHDRPVMLYGMSVGPLRTEWGRDLSRQLIGDAAVVTVRDAESFALCRELLRRPREIHLLPDATLAVAPPEPGRGRQVLRLENMDVPDDRPVIALGLRDLVRPLGDQAGRRQEAAVLGLLERWADRATFLFVPQSTYREDDDRVLADRLAAQAPAGCRCLVVHKRHHPLDLVSLYGLAAVTVASRLHGAVFSAIAGTPPVGLDYLPKMRGFLDHLPGCHERLALETLTAEGLDAAVTHLVNESEQRRLRLAARVTDLRRQAARYATLAAGELSRSRPRDT, encoded by the coding sequence ATGTCCGCGCCCCTGACCGTTCTCTGCGCCGGCGCCTACGGCATCCGCAATGCCGGCGACGACCTGCCGCTCATCGCCCTCATGGAGGGCTTGCGCTCGGCGCTCTCGGGTCGCGAACTGCGCTTCCGCGCGCTGTCGCGCCATCCCGACGCCGAGGACGCCGCGCTGCTCGGCGCCACGCTGGTGCCGAACCTCGAGCACGAGAGCGGCGCAGCCGCGCGCGGCCGCTGGTTCAACGGGATGAACCCCGACGATGACCCCGCGATCTTCGCGAACGTGCAGGCCGAGATCGCCGGCTGCGACCTGCTGGTGCTCGGCGCCGGCAACGCATTGCTCGACCAGACCATCGGCCTGCTCCACGGACCGGTGCCCCTGATGGCGCTGTACGGATCGCTGGCACGCCTGCACGATCGTCCGGTCATGCTCTACGGGATGAGCGTGGGTCCGTTGCGCACCGAATGGGGACGCGACCTGTCGCGCCAGTTGATCGGCGATGCCGCAGTGGTCACCGTGCGCGATGCCGAGTCGTTCGCGCTGTGCCGCGAGCTGCTGCGCCGTCCGCGCGAGATCCACCTGCTGCCCGACGCGACGCTGGCCGTGGCGCCGCCCGAACCCGGTCGCGGGCGGCAGGTGCTCCGGCTCGAGAACATGGATGTGCCCGACGATCGGCCGGTCATCGCGCTGGGCCTGCGCGACCTGGTGCGGCCGCTCGGCGATCAGGCCGGCCGGCGCCAGGAAGCCGCGGTGCTCGGCCTGCTCGAGCGCTGGGCCGACCGCGCCACCTTCCTGTTCGTGCCGCAATCCACCTATCGCGAGGACGATGACCGCGTGCTGGCCGACCGCCTGGCCGCGCAGGCGCCTGCCGGCTGCCGCTGTCTCGTGGTGCACAAGCGCCACCACCCTCTCGACCTGGTCTCGCTCTACGGCCTGGCCGCGGTCACCGTCGCGAGCCGCCTGCACGGCGCGGTCTTCAGCGCCATTGCCGGTACGCCGCCGGTGGGCCTGGACTACCTGCCGAAGATGCGCGGCTTCCTGGACCACCTGCCGGGGTGCCACGAGCGCCTGGCTCTCGAGACGCTCACCGCCGAAGGGCTCGACGCCGCCGTCACACACCTCGTCAACGAGAGCGAACAGCGACGCCTGCGACTCGCGGCGCGCGTGACCGACCTTCGCCGCCAGGCCGCGCGCTACGCGACACTGGCTGCGGGCGAGCTGTCGCGCTCGCGCCCCCGGGATACCTGA
- a CDS encoding ATP-grasp domain-containing protein, translating into MSTWVPAPCLLVLGGSTDQLFMLKTARDMGLRSACLDGNARAPGLGAADLAAAIDFSDLPAVFAWVDAQRAAGESLQGVATMGSDVPHLVAAIAARYGWCGPSPETGSLATDKLAMKERFAEMGVGVPRFGAVYDGGDVRRLWREWNCRQVVIKPTDRAGSRGVRVLSRDDQIDDAVEHARGQGRSGDLLLEEYVPGPQISTETIIWRGRAVTPGFVDRMYDGMASFQPQIMENGGWLPSLLDGTPARREVEALVEAAARALGIESGVGKGDVVVCPRRGPLMIEMAARLSGGDFSAGLVPLGTGVNYVRAVIDIALGREPDWASLEATRHTTVANRYFFPPAGRLEAVEVPPDFRARPGVTKLELAYGPGDIIPPITSHGQRGGVMVLTGPDRATVQSLVDEGYARVRFRIDGQWRTGEPGGAAR; encoded by the coding sequence GTGAGCACATGGGTCCCCGCCCCCTGCCTGCTGGTGCTGGGCGGCAGCACGGACCAGCTCTTCATGCTGAAGACGGCCCGTGACATGGGACTGCGCAGCGCTTGCCTCGACGGCAATGCGCGAGCGCCGGGCCTCGGCGCCGCCGACCTGGCCGCCGCCATCGACTTTTCCGACCTGCCGGCCGTCTTCGCCTGGGTCGACGCGCAACGCGCCGCCGGTGAATCGCTGCAGGGCGTGGCCACCATGGGCAGCGACGTGCCGCACCTGGTTGCCGCCATCGCCGCGCGCTACGGCTGGTGCGGGCCCAGCCCGGAGACGGGAAGCCTGGCCACCGACAAGCTGGCGATGAAGGAACGCTTTGCGGAGATGGGTGTGGGGGTGCCGCGGTTCGGCGCGGTGTACGACGGCGGCGACGTGCGACGGTTGTGGCGCGAATGGAACTGTCGTCAGGTCGTCATCAAGCCCACCGACCGCGCCGGTTCGCGCGGGGTGCGCGTGCTCTCGCGCGACGACCAGATCGACGACGCTGTCGAACATGCCCGCGGCCAGGGCCGCAGCGGCGACCTGCTGCTCGAGGAGTACGTGCCCGGCCCGCAGATCTCCACCGAGACCATCATCTGGCGCGGTCGCGCCGTGACGCCGGGATTCGTCGACCGCATGTACGATGGCATGGCCTCGTTCCAGCCGCAGATCATGGAGAACGGCGGCTGGTTGCCCTCGTTGCTGGACGGTACGCCCGCGCGCCGCGAGGTGGAGGCGCTGGTCGAGGCGGCCGCCCGCGCGCTCGGCATCGAGAGCGGTGTGGGCAAGGGCGACGTGGTGGTGTGCCCGCGCCGCGGTCCGCTCATGATCGAGATGGCGGCACGGCTGTCCGGCGGCGACTTCAGCGCCGGGCTGGTGCCGCTGGGAACCGGCGTGAACTACGTGCGCGCGGTGATCGACATCGCGCTGGGGCGCGAGCCGGACTGGGCCTCGCTCGAGGCCACGCGTCACACCACCGTGGCGAACCGCTACTTCTTCCCGCCGGCGGGCCGGCTTGAGGCGGTCGAGGTGCCACCCGACTTCCGCGCGCGGCCGGGCGTCACCAAGCTGGAACTCGCGTACGGACCCGGAGACATCATCCCGCCGATCACCAGCCACGGCCAGCGCGGCGGCGTCATGGTGCTGACGGGGCCCGACCGCGCGACCGTGCAGTCCCTCGTCGACGAGGGGTATGCGCGGGTGAGGTTCCGCATCGACGGCCAGTGGCGCACGGGCGAGCCGGGCGGCGCTGCGCGCTGA
- the pseC gene encoding UDP-4-amino-4,6-dideoxy-N-acetyl-beta-L-altrosamine transaminase — MKRFLPYGRQDVGAEESRRVRDVLESDWLTQGPRGPEFEAALAASCGSAHAVAVANGTLALWLACRAAGLGPGDRFIVPAITFVATANAGVLCGAEPVFVDIDPRTLTLDPAKTEAALMTVPRIKAILPVHLGGRVADLPAIKNLADRYGAVVIEDACHAIGTNWQDEGNAWHRVGDGSHGVMTCFSFHPVKSVTTGEGGAVTTNDPALAERLALLRTHGITREPSRLQRRDGPWYYEMHELGINARLTDMQAAMGLVQLQKLGRLRQRRLDLVRRYDESFAGLPGLVTQARPQPDESCWHLMIVRSDARDELYDALATARIGSQVHYFPVHLQPYYRRTFGTGPGLCPEAEAYYRQALSLPLFPSMSDADQARVIREVRRFCAGRARTTETVTVAADSRHEQL, encoded by the coding sequence ATGAAGCGGTTCCTGCCGTACGGACGACAGGACGTCGGCGCCGAGGAGTCGCGTCGCGTGCGCGACGTGCTCGAATCCGACTGGCTCACCCAGGGTCCGCGCGGACCGGAGTTCGAGGCGGCCCTGGCTGCTTCGTGCGGCTCGGCCCATGCCGTGGCCGTGGCCAACGGCACGCTGGCCTTGTGGCTGGCCTGTCGCGCCGCGGGCCTGGGCCCGGGCGACCGGTTCATCGTCCCGGCTATCACCTTCGTGGCCACGGCCAACGCCGGCGTGCTGTGCGGCGCCGAGCCGGTGTTCGTGGACATCGACCCGCGCACGTTGACGCTCGACCCCGCGAAAACCGAGGCGGCGCTGATGACCGTGCCGCGTATCAAGGCGATCCTGCCGGTGCACCTGGGCGGTCGCGTGGCCGACCTTCCCGCCATCAAGAACCTGGCCGACCGCTACGGCGCCGTCGTCATCGAGGACGCCTGCCACGCCATCGGCACGAACTGGCAGGATGAAGGCAACGCCTGGCATCGCGTGGGCGACGGCAGCCACGGCGTGATGACCTGCTTCAGCTTCCACCCGGTGAAGTCGGTCACCACCGGCGAGGGTGGCGCCGTCACGACCAACGATCCCGCGCTGGCCGAGAGGCTGGCGCTGCTGCGCACCCATGGCATCACGCGCGAGCCCTCGCGGCTGCAGCGGCGCGACGGTCCCTGGTACTACGAGATGCATGAACTGGGCATCAATGCACGACTGACCGACATGCAGGCGGCGATGGGCCTGGTCCAGTTGCAGAAGCTGGGGCGCCTGCGCCAGCGTCGCCTGGACCTGGTGCGGCGCTACGACGAGTCGTTCGCGGGCCTGCCCGGCCTGGTGACGCAGGCGCGACCGCAGCCCGACGAATCGTGCTGGCACCTGATGATCGTACGTTCGGACGCCCGGGACGAGCTGTATGACGCGCTGGCCACGGCGCGGATCGGCTCGCAGGTCCACTACTTCCCCGTACACCTGCAGCCGTACTACCGGCGCACGTTCGGCACGGGTCCCGGACTGTGCCCGGAGGCCGAGGCCTACTATCGGCAGGCGCTTTCGCTGCCGTTGTTCCCCTCGATGAGCGACGCAGACCAGGCGCGCGTGATCCGCGAAGTGCGCAGGTTCTGCGCGGGCCGGGCACGCACGACCGAAACAGTGACTGTGGCCGCCGACAGCCGGCACGAGCAGCTATGA
- a CDS encoding glycoside hydrolase family 57 — MLKLGTLFHLNLMYSSIGPERRAEVIARCYHRVLDLCEGGVPVAVEASGLTLEMINGLDPAWLDRFRGLLREGRAEYVASGYSQVIGPLVPAAVNVRNLDLGRRTAERLLGLEPGLWLVNEMAWSGGLAALYREVGARAVIMEWNNAWHAHPEWDGRLRWHWQHAQGPDGDGVPVLWVDTFDFQKMQRLCAGDITRDEFLAHWRARRPGPDESTARHALLYGSDAEVFDFRPGRYRDEHGGLDRQPRGEWDTFAAAARWLADEPGMQLAPLVATLAEPPSALCGCPLRLEAVGQPVAVKKQEKYNLNRWAVTGRGDLELNTACHVLAQRYAADAIVDDDAWRRLLFLWSSDLRTHLTEDRWREVASHACLPLLAWPDAGDDKAVATGVDSIELAGESARVTLNPRRGLAARAITFPAWGPEPVLGTLPHGYFDDITLGADFYTGHVVVQRPGCAKQTDLGPSACRLRANGRDAVGRTTDGDLAVRKEWLVDPHAPAVSLRGELELPARRAAEIHVAHVTIVPGVFDAASLGFAVRNGGREREVFRFRDGPVHHGEAYSTLVTAKGGLGATDGVLVIGDDHRRLVLRHDPTVSALVPTVRFLPGRDGRYFLRVRWSAQEIDETFVPGNEPWHVAWALQITAEDRGLADD; from the coding sequence ATGCTGAAGCTGGGGACACTCTTCCACCTGAACCTGATGTACTCTTCCATCGGGCCCGAGCGGCGCGCCGAGGTCATCGCGCGCTGCTATCACCGCGTGCTGGACCTGTGCGAGGGCGGCGTGCCGGTGGCGGTGGAGGCGAGCGGGCTCACCCTGGAGATGATCAACGGGCTCGATCCCGCCTGGCTCGACCGCTTCCGCGGGCTGCTGCGCGAAGGGCGCGCCGAGTACGTGGCCAGCGGCTACAGCCAGGTCATCGGGCCGTTGGTGCCGGCTGCCGTCAATGTGCGCAACCTGGACCTGGGTCGACGCACGGCCGAACGGCTGCTGGGCCTGGAGCCCGGGCTGTGGCTGGTGAACGAGATGGCCTGGAGCGGCGGCCTCGCGGCACTCTATCGCGAGGTCGGCGCGCGCGCCGTCATCATGGAATGGAACAACGCCTGGCACGCCCACCCCGAATGGGATGGCCGACTGCGCTGGCACTGGCAGCATGCACAGGGTCCGGACGGCGACGGCGTGCCTGTGCTCTGGGTCGACACGTTCGATTTCCAGAAGATGCAGCGCCTGTGCGCCGGCGATATCACCCGCGACGAGTTCCTCGCGCACTGGCGCGCGCGGCGGCCGGGCCCCGACGAGTCGACCGCGCGTCACGCGCTGCTCTACGGCAGTGATGCCGAGGTCTTCGACTTCCGGCCCGGTCGCTACCGGGACGAGCACGGCGGCCTGGACCGGCAGCCTCGCGGCGAATGGGACACCTTCGCGGCGGCCGCGCGCTGGCTGGCCGACGAGCCGGGCATGCAACTGGCGCCGCTTGTGGCCACGCTGGCCGAGCCACCCTCGGCGCTTTGCGGGTGCCCGTTGCGGCTGGAAGCGGTCGGGCAGCCGGTGGCGGTCAAGAAGCAGGAGAAGTACAACCTCAACCGCTGGGCGGTGACCGGGCGCGGCGACCTCGAGCTGAACACGGCCTGCCATGTGCTCGCGCAGCGGTACGCGGCCGACGCCATCGTCGATGACGACGCCTGGCGCCGCCTTCTCTTCCTGTGGTCGAGCGACCTGCGCACGCACCTGACGGAGGATCGCTGGCGGGAAGTGGCATCGCACGCCTGCCTGCCGCTCCTGGCGTGGCCGGACGCCGGCGACGACAAGGCCGTAGCGACGGGTGTCGACAGCATTGAGCTGGCCGGCGAGTCGGCGCGCGTGACGCTCAATCCGCGACGCGGCCTGGCGGCGCGGGCCATCACCTTCCCCGCCTGGGGACCGGAGCCCGTGCTCGGCACGTTGCCGCACGGCTATTTCGACGACATCACGCTCGGCGCCGATTTCTACACGGGGCACGTCGTGGTGCAGCGCCCCGGGTGCGCCAAGCAGACGGACCTGGGGCCGTCGGCCTGCCGGCTGCGCGCCAACGGACGCGATGCCGTAGGCCGCACCACGGACGGCGACCTGGCCGTGCGCAAGGAATGGCTGGTCGATCCGCACGCCCCCGCGGTATCGTTGCGCGGCGAGCTGGAACTGCCGGCGCGTCGCGCCGCCGAGATCCATGTGGCTCACGTGACGATCGTGCCCGGCGTGTTCGACGCCGCCAGCCTGGGGTTCGCCGTGCGCAACGGCGGTCGCGAGCGCGAGGTGTTCCGCTTCCGGGACGGTCCGGTGCACCACGGCGAAGCCTACTCGACGCTGGTCACCGCCAAGGGCGGCCTCGGCGCCACCGACGGCGTGCTGGTCATCGGCGATGATCACCGGCGCCTGGTGCTCCGGCACGACCCGACGGTCTCGGCCCTGGTGCCGACCGTGCGCTTCCTGCCGGGCCGCGACGGACGCTACTTCCTGCGCGTGCGCTGGTCCGCGCAGGAGATCGACGAGACCTTCGTGCCCGGGAACGAGCCCTGGCACGTGGCCTGGGCGCTGCAGATCACGGCCGAGGACCGCGGCCTGGCTGACGACTGA
- a CDS encoding 3-oxoacyl-ACP reductase FabG, producing MRLESRLEGKIAVVTGAGRGLGRAIAERFAAEGADVVVNYRQDEAAARACAAAIEAAGRRALVLCADVTKRADVRALFAATVAHFGRLDILVNNAGINRVCLFEEISDQDWDDILDTNLKGPFICCQEAFKHLKARGGRIINIASVAGQYHGPKTVHYAVSKAGLISLTAAVARYGAEHGILVNAVAPGIIETDLTRDELRGAGGQAVVALTLLKRPGQPDDVAGACVFLASDEQNYITGQVLSVAGGAVLP from the coding sequence ATGCGCCTGGAAAGCCGTCTGGAAGGCAAGATCGCGGTGGTCACCGGCGCCGGCCGGGGACTTGGCCGCGCCATTGCCGAGCGCTTCGCCGCCGAGGGCGCCGACGTGGTCGTCAACTACCGGCAGGACGAAGCCGCTGCCCGCGCCTGCGCCGCTGCCATCGAGGCCGCCGGTCGCCGCGCCCTGGTCCTGTGCGCCGACGTGACGAAGCGCGCCGACGTGCGCGCCCTCTTCGCCGCGACGGTGGCGCACTTCGGCCGCCTCGACATCCTCGTCAACAACGCGGGCATCAACCGCGTGTGCCTGTTCGAGGAGATCAGCGACCAGGACTGGGACGATATCCTCGACACGAACCTCAAGGGTCCGTTCATCTGCTGCCAGGAGGCGTTCAAGCACCTGAAGGCACGCGGCGGCCGCATCATCAACATCGCCTCGGTGGCCGGGCAGTACCACGGGCCGAAGACCGTGCACTACGCGGTCAGCAAGGCCGGGCTCATCTCCCTGACCGCCGCGGTGGCGCGCTACGGCGCGGAGCACGGCATCCTCGTGAACGCCGTGGCTCCCGGCATCATCGAGACCGACCTGACGCGCGACGAACTGCGGGGCGCCGGCGGCCAGGCCGTGGTGGCCCTGACCCTGCTGAAGCGGCCCGGCCAGCCGGACGACGTGGCCGGTGCCTGCGTGTTCCTCGCCTCCGACGAACAGAACTACATCACGGGCCAGGTGCTGAGCGTGGCCGGCGGCGCGGTGCTGCCGTGA